The following coding sequences lie in one Candidatus Curtissbacteria bacterium genomic window:
- a CDS encoding SIS domain-containing protein → MSDPDFFHDIISDHVKVVLELPTEEINDLAADIQETLRRGGKVIFFGNGGSATQAAHWAEEFVGRFVKKRKPLACLALGTSSANLTGIANDFGFDEVFARELEVLGNKKDLAIGVSTSGNSPNILNGLQTAKKKGIKSWILTGKSKNKAKKLADKSLSVASDKTARIQEIHALVIHMVCEKIDEKVKAN, encoded by the coding sequence ATGTCCGACCCAGATTTTTTTCATGACATAATCTCAGATCACGTTAAGGTTGTTCTCGAACTGCCAACAGAAGAGATTAACGATTTAGCAGCCGACATTCAAGAAACTCTTAGGCGAGGCGGCAAAGTAATTTTCTTTGGTAATGGCGGTTCGGCTACTCAAGCTGCCCATTGGGCAGAGGAATTTGTCGGAAGATTTGTTAAAAAAAGAAAACCTCTCGCTTGCTTGGCACTTGGAACAAGCTCCGCCAACTTAACAGGAATCGCTAATGATTTCGGGTTCGATGAGGTATTCGCAAGAGAGTTGGAAGTTTTAGGAAACAAAAAAGACCTAGCAATAGGCGTATCAACATCTGGAAACTCGCCAAATATTTTAAACGGATTGCAAACTGCTAAGAAAAAGGGAATAAAATCCTGGATATTAACAGGCAAAAGTAAAAACAAAGCAAAAAAATTAGCAGACAAATCTCTTTCGGTCGCCTCGGACAAAACGGCAAGAATTCAAGAAATTCATGCTCTTGTAATCCACATGGTTTGCGAAAAGATTGACGAAAAAGTAAAAGCAAATTAA
- a CDS encoding HAD-IIIA family hydrolase, whose protein sequence is MDAVILAGGKGERLGRLTSNTPKPLIKIGNKPLLEHQIFLLKRSGVKNLWILSGHLGDQIEDYFEDGERWGLRIHHLTEAVPLGTAGAMKQLELLVKDDFVLFSGDVMLDIDLYRLTKFHKAHKGSVATIVVHPNDHPFDSDLVETDTNNQVISFLVRKDKVHPKSLLFKNLTNAGIFIFSPEIFKYIKKKEKSDLEKDIFEAVLKSGGKIFAYNTPEYLKDVGTIARLKRVRADYSSGKITRLNLKNKRKAIFLDRDGTINEHDGTHNVRFSSFKLYPFTAQAIKKINKSDFLAIVITNQPAIAKGFIRVEELDRIHKKMETELGREGIKVDAIYYCPHHPEKGFYRELAELKINCSCRKPKIGMIRQAVRDFNIDLNSSYFIGDSTVDAECAKRAGLKFIAVETGYGLSDGRYAVPEDTVVTRNLYRAVSMLL, encoded by the coding sequence ATGGATGCTGTAATACTTGCAGGGGGTAAGGGTGAAAGGTTAGGGAGGCTAACATCCAATACACCTAAACCTCTTATTAAAATTGGTAACAAACCTCTTCTTGAGCATCAAATTTTTCTATTAAAAAGATCTGGGGTAAAAAACCTCTGGATTCTTTCAGGCCATTTAGGAGACCAAATTGAAGATTACTTCGAAGACGGTGAAAGGTGGGGGTTAAGGATTCACCATTTAACAGAAGCGGTACCACTGGGTACGGCTGGGGCTATGAAACAACTCGAATTGCTTGTTAAAGATGATTTTGTTTTATTTTCCGGCGATGTAATGCTTGATATCGATCTTTATCGCCTGACTAAATTCCATAAAGCCCATAAAGGTTCTGTCGCGACAATTGTCGTCCATCCGAACGATCACCCATTTGATTCTGATTTAGTCGAGACTGACACCAACAATCAAGTAATTTCTTTTCTGGTAAGAAAGGACAAAGTTCATCCGAAAAGCCTGTTGTTTAAAAACTTAACTAATGCCGGTATTTTCATCTTTTCGCCAGAGATCTTTAAATATATTAAGAAGAAGGAGAAATCTGATCTTGAAAAAGATATATTTGAGGCAGTATTAAAGAGTGGCGGTAAGATCTTCGCCTACAACACTCCTGAGTACCTTAAAGATGTGGGTACTATCGCAAGGCTTAAAAGGGTAAGAGCGGACTATTCTTCTGGAAAGATCACTAGATTAAATTTGAAAAACAAAAGAAAAGCAATTTTTTTAGACAGAGACGGAACAATAAATGAGCATGATGGGACTCATAATGTGAGGTTTTCCAGTTTTAAATTATACCCATTTACGGCTCAGGCTATTAAAAAGATTAATAAATCGGATTTTTTAGCGATAGTAATCACTAATCAGCCAGCTATCGCAAAAGGTTTTATCAGAGTGGAAGAGCTAGATAGAATCCATAAAAAAATGGAGACGGAACTTGGACGAGAAGGGATAAAAGTGGATGCCATTTATTACTGCCCGCATCATCCGGAAAAAGGTTTTTATCGGGAGTTGGCAGAACTGAAAATAAACTGCAGTTGCAGAAAGCCTAAAATTGGGATGATAAGACAGGCTGTAAGAGATTTTAATATTGATCTTAATTCGAGCTATTTTATCGGAGATTCGACTGTGGATGCAGAGTGCGCAAAGAGAGCAGGCTTGAAGTTCATTGCAGTGGAAACCGGTTACGGATTATCTGACGGGCGATACGCTGTGCCGGAAGATACAGTTGTGACGAGAAATCTGTACAGAGCTGTTTCGATGCTGCTTTAA
- a CDS encoding transketolase: MPKKDSKYNRKLSYTPIGEIKRIKSRVKNPKHFCQILSDIFRINTLYMIERAGSGHVGTSFSSIDIATWLWLHQLKFPNEWQRNNFDIYFSSKGHDVPALYSILIGSERISFNFIHKLREVDGLPGHPDVNTPYIAANTGSLGMGVSKAMGMVKARRMDGKSGKVYVMCGDGELQEGAFWESLQPAVNGKFNEITVIVDHNKIQSDTWVRDVSDLGDLEGKLKAFGWEVERCSGHDFGQLKRVFDKFAKVKNKPQILIADTVKGKGVSFMEKVGEDGYYKFHSGAPAIEIYLSAQKEIAKRINLKLEKFGLKAIKFDTTDLPVRTVFEKPQRLVTAYGDELVKISRRNKNIIAMDADLVLDTGLIPFKNKFPQRYIECGIAEQHMASMAGGLALSGKLPVVHSFACFLSTRPNEQIYNNATENTKIIYVGSLAGLVPGGPGHSHQSVRDISTLGSIPNLTIIEPSCEQEARIAIRWAVEKNSGSTYIRLVSVPCQIPYSLRANYHLQKGRGVEILKGHDVAIISYGPVMLSEAYKAARSVVAQNLSVGVYNLPWLNEIDSNWLKKVVAKFPVIFTIDNHYLKMGQGDMIASAILKLKVRPEKLISLGLKEVPVCGQNLDVLKHHQLDSGSIAKLVKKVLDKNGKN, from the coding sequence ATGCCAAAAAAGGATTCGAAATATAATAGAAAATTATCATATACTCCAATAGGTGAAATTAAGCGAATAAAATCGCGAGTAAAAAATCCCAAACATTTTTGCCAGATACTTTCTGATATTTTTAGAATAAATACTCTTTATATGATAGAGAGAGCTGGATCTGGGCACGTCGGAACCAGTTTTAGCTCAATAGATATAGCAACTTGGTTGTGGCTTCATCAACTTAAGTTTCCAAACGAATGGCAGAGGAACAATTTTGATATTTATTTTTCCTCGAAAGGTCACGACGTTCCTGCTCTATACAGTATATTGATTGGCAGTGAACGAATTTCTTTTAATTTTATCCATAAATTAAGGGAGGTTGATGGCCTTCCAGGTCATCCAGATGTGAATACGCCTTATATTGCTGCAAATACTGGTTCTTTGGGGATGGGTGTTTCGAAAGCGATGGGAATGGTGAAGGCAAGGAGAATGGACGGTAAATCCGGGAAGGTTTACGTTATGTGTGGCGATGGAGAATTGCAAGAAGGCGCTTTTTGGGAATCGCTTCAACCTGCCGTAAACGGAAAATTTAATGAGATCACGGTAATTGTCGACCACAATAAAATCCAATCCGATACCTGGGTTAGAGACGTTAGTGATCTTGGAGACCTAGAAGGTAAATTAAAAGCGTTTGGTTGGGAAGTTGAAAGATGCAGCGGTCATGATTTTGGCCAGCTTAAGAGAGTGTTTGATAAATTTGCAAAGGTCAAGAATAAACCACAAATCCTAATTGCCGATACGGTAAAAGGCAAGGGTGTTTCGTTTATGGAAAAGGTGGGAGAAGACGGATATTACAAATTTCACAGCGGGGCGCCTGCTATTGAAATTTATTTGAGTGCGCAAAAGGAAATCGCAAAAAGAATAAATTTGAAACTGGAGAAATTTGGGCTGAAGGCAATTAAATTTGACACAACAGATCTGCCCGTAAGAACTGTTTTTGAAAAACCACAAAGGTTAGTTACAGCGTATGGGGATGAACTTGTAAAAATTTCAAGAAGAAATAAAAACATCATAGCCATGGACGCGGATCTGGTTTTAGACACCGGACTTATACCGTTTAAAAATAAATTCCCGCAAAGGTATATTGAGTGCGGAATCGCGGAACAACATATGGCTTCTATGGCCGGAGGACTTGCGTTGTCAGGGAAGTTGCCCGTTGTTCACTCTTTTGCTTGTTTTTTATCTACAAGACCGAATGAGCAAATTTACAACAATGCGACGGAAAATACAAAAATTATTTATGTTGGGTCGCTTGCTGGTCTTGTTCCCGGTGGTCCCGGTCACTCCCATCAAAGTGTGAGAGATATTTCAACTCTCGGAAGCATACCTAATCTTACAATCATTGAACCTTCGTGTGAGCAAGAGGCTCGAATCGCCATAAGGTGGGCGGTCGAAAAAAATAGCGGAAGCACCTATATAAGGCTCGTCAGCGTCCCTTGTCAAATTCCTTACAGTCTACGTGCAAATTATCATCTCCAAAAAGGTCGTGGAGTTGAGATTTTGAAGGGCCACGATGTCGCTATTATTTCTTATGGTCCTGTGATGCTTAGTGAAGCATATAAAGCTGCCCGTAGCGTTGTTGCTCAAAATTTGTCTGTTGGCGTGTATAATTTACCCTGGCTAAATGAGATTGATAGCAACTGGCTGAAAAAGGTTGTTGCAAAATTCCCGGTAATTTTTACAATAGATAATCACTATTTGAAAATGGGTCAGGGGGACATGATTGCTTCTGCGATTTTAAAACTTAAGGTGCGGCCTGAAAAGTTAATTTCACTTGGCTTGAAAGAAGTTCCCGTGTGCGGCCAAAATTTGGATGTTTTGAAACACCACCAATTAGATTCTGGCTCGATAGCGAAATTAGTTAAAAAAGTTTTAGACAAGAATGGCAAAAATTAA
- a CDS encoding sugar phosphate nucleotidyltransferase: MAKIKTVILCGGIGYRLKEETEFKPKPMVEVGGRPILWHILKMYSHWGFNDFIIALGYKGNLVKDYFINKKYYDNDFTINTSTHKVKHKNGLLEKMNITFVDTGLESKTGERLRRVKNYIDGNYFMVTYGDGLSDINIRDLVKFHMRKKTLGTVTGVYPQLKYGGLDANGDGLVSDFEKKAKIRQLINGGFMVFKKGVFNYIKPDSMIEEVFEPLVSKRQLALYEHRGFFHAMDTYQDMNDLNEMWRENPAWKIWR; this comes from the coding sequence ATGGCAAAAATTAAAACGGTTATTCTTTGCGGAGGCATAGGTTACAGGTTAAAAGAGGAAACAGAATTTAAACCAAAGCCTATGGTCGAAGTCGGCGGAAGGCCAATTCTCTGGCACATTTTGAAAATGTACTCACACTGGGGGTTTAATGATTTTATCATTGCCCTGGGATACAAAGGTAACTTAGTAAAAGATTATTTTATAAATAAGAAATACTACGATAACGACTTCACGATAAATACTTCAACGCATAAGGTAAAGCACAAGAACGGTTTGCTGGAGAAAATGAATATTACCTTTGTCGACACTGGCCTTGAATCGAAGACAGGTGAGAGGTTAAGAAGAGTTAAGAATTATATAGATGGGAATTATTTTATGGTGACTTATGGTGACGGGCTTTCCGACATCAACATCCGCGATTTAGTTAAATTTCATATGCGTAAAAAAACACTTGGGACCGTGACTGGTGTTTATCCGCAACTCAAATATGGAGGTCTGGATGCCAACGGAGACGGCCTAGTTAGCGATTTTGAGAAAAAGGCCAAGATAAGACAATTGATCAACGGAGGGTTTATGGTTTTTAAAAAGGGTGTGTTCAACTACATAAAACCAGATTCGATGATTGAAGAAGTTTTTGAGCCACTTGTTAGTAAGAGACAATTAGCTTTGTATGAGCATCGCGGATTTTTCCACGCGATGGATACTTACCAGGACATGAACGATTTAAACGAGATGTGGAGGGAAAATCCTGCCTGGAAAATATGGCGCTAA
- a CDS encoding glycosyltransferase family 2 protein, with the protein MTIKNRGKSIEAILKNIEGLLNSSDELIVVDSLSKIDPAAFMKKYRKLVNVYISEPDISPTHAFNKGIMLARGKYIKNISDDDIIYPEAMEKAIKVLGKNKDIDLLICGGSKMIGRNIRQVYVPPGIEYGKNYEDFFNYGACGVGFITRRSSIPLIGLYPSRVSSDVAYALQSLERGGKVRFCRVNLFVHKVKANSTIIKNSKFAERDSYELMKQYCSAKFYYTFRIKNYLKSRFRMFRSSVERSPLLRVLLFPIRVVMIKKNLGTKMPILRWDGDFS; encoded by the coding sequence TTGACAATTAAAAATAGAGGAAAATCGATCGAGGCAATACTTAAAAATATCGAGGGGCTTTTGAACTCATCAGATGAGTTAATAGTTGTTGATAGCTTGTCTAAAATTGATCCTGCTGCATTTATGAAAAAATACAGAAAACTTGTAAATGTGTATATTTCCGAACCTGATATAAGCCCTACACATGCCTTCAACAAGGGGATCATGCTAGCGAGAGGAAAATATATCAAAAATATAAGCGACGACGATATTATTTATCCGGAGGCGATGGAAAAAGCCATTAAGGTTCTGGGAAAAAATAAGGATATCGATCTATTAATCTGCGGTGGATCAAAAATGATCGGCAGAAACATAAGACAAGTTTATGTTCCTCCGGGTATTGAATACGGCAAAAATTACGAGGACTTTTTCAATTATGGTGCATGCGGAGTTGGGTTTATAACGAGGCGAAGTTCCATCCCCTTAATCGGCTTATATCCATCAAGAGTAAGTTCTGACGTCGCTTACGCCCTCCAATCCTTAGAGAGAGGAGGGAAAGTTAGATTTTGCAGGGTTAACCTTTTTGTGCATAAAGTAAAGGCGAACAGCACAATAATTAAGAATTCAAAATTTGCAGAGCGTGATTCTTATGAACTGATGAAACAATATTGTTCGGCTAAGTTTTATTATACATTTCGGATTAAAAACTATTTAAAGTCAAGATTTAGAATGTTTAGATCGAGTGTCGAAAGAAGTCCTCTTTTAAGGGTTCTATTGTTCCCAATCAGGGTAGTTATGATAAAGAAAAACCTCGGAACGAAAATGCCTATTTTACGCTGGGATGGGGATTTTAGTTAA
- a CDS encoding HAD hydrolase family protein, producing the protein MSKRQLVGVRAREVKLVVFDFDGVFTDNTVWVFEDGSEAVRCNRCDGIGLSKLRKAGILSWVISKEKNPVVRLRCRKLKIPCLTGVDEKRLALEQLLKRLNIEHKNTAYVGNDINDLECMTAVGLPISVSDAYEEVKAVSLYITQKAGGLGAVREICDLIVTSKNGSS; encoded by the coding sequence ATGTCTAAACGACAGCTTGTTGGTGTAAGGGCCCGGGAAGTCAAACTTGTAGTTTTCGATTTTGATGGCGTTTTTACAGACAACACTGTTTGGGTATTTGAAGACGGCAGCGAGGCGGTTAGGTGTAATAGATGCGACGGAATCGGCCTTTCTAAGCTACGCAAGGCAGGGATATTGTCCTGGGTTATTTCAAAAGAGAAAAATCCTGTAGTTAGGTTGAGGTGCAGAAAGCTAAAGATACCATGCTTGACCGGTGTAGATGAAAAAAGATTAGCTCTCGAACAATTATTGAAAAGGTTAAACATAGAACACAAAAATACTGCTTATGTCGGAAATGATATTAATGATCTGGAGTGTATGACTGCAGTTGGACTTCCAATTAGCGTCTCAGACGCATACGAAGAAGTAAAGGCTGTTTCTCTTTACATCACGCAAAAAGCCGGGGGTTTGGGTGCGGTTAGGGAAATATGCGATTTGATAGTCACTTCTAAAAATGGCAGTTCTTAA
- a CDS encoding acylneuraminate cytidylyltransferase family protein, whose protein sequence is MTQKISKGKNLKVLGVVGARSGSRSIPNKNIKPLLGKPLMAWIIEAAKRSKYITRLVLSTDSHKYAKIGKNYGAEVPFLRPKKYAGDRADDITYLTHAVRWLEKNEGWIPNIILRLPPTAPLCRTDSIDACIELLLNDKKATSARTIKTAPKHPYKLWRVDGVELKPFVPKELTGFNEPSNIARQLLPQAFAHVDVIAVRYETLMKDKLLTGKRIRFVMLDENSSVDIDNEIDFQLAELVLKNNL, encoded by the coding sequence ATGACCCAGAAAATATCTAAAGGCAAAAATTTAAAAGTGCTTGGAGTTGTCGGCGCCAGAAGCGGGTCGAGAAGTATTCCGAATAAAAACATTAAACCACTTTTGGGAAAACCGCTTATGGCTTGGATTATTGAGGCCGCTAAAAGATCAAAGTATATTACACGCTTGGTACTTTCTACTGATAGTCATAAGTACGCAAAAATTGGGAAAAATTATGGGGCCGAGGTCCCATTTTTAAGACCGAAGAAGTACGCCGGCGATCGGGCGGATGATATTACCTATCTTACTCATGCGGTTCGATGGCTTGAAAAAAATGAGGGTTGGATCCCTAATATTATTTTGCGTCTCCCCCCTACTGCTCCACTTTGTAGGACAGACTCTATTGACGCATGTATCGAGCTTTTGTTAAATGACAAAAAAGCAACTTCCGCAAGAACTATTAAAACTGCCCCTAAACATCCTTACAAGCTCTGGCGTGTTGACGGCGTGGAATTAAAACCTTTTGTGCCGAAAGAATTAACAGGTTTTAATGAGCCTTCTAATATTGCCAGACAACTCTTGCCGCAGGCGTTTGCCCATGTAGACGTTATTGCCGTAAGATACGAAACTTTAATGAAAGATAAATTGTTAACTGGTAAACGCATAAGGTTTGTGATGCTTGATGAGAACAGTTCTGTTGATATAGATAATGAAATTGATTTTCAGCTCGCAGAGCTAGTTTTAAAAAATAACTTGTAA
- a CDS encoding aldehyde dehydrogenase family protein, which translates to MVYPKKIFHFVGNKEITSASERFFSKINPDSGRVIADVARGNGQDVDKAITVASKALDGWRKISVVERSLILRNATVIMGQRRKEIAQIVSVETGKSLKDALGEVLAAVELGFFISGEGRRFYGRTTTSAVLNRFAMTVRSPIGVCALIVAANTPIANVAWKAYPALLCGNAAVMKPSEDTPYTAIWFARVLKEAGLPLGIFNVILGFGEEAGVALVEDSRVDLVSFTGSVPVGKYIQSTAGERLAKVCLELGGKNPFVVCDDADLDAACDAAVLSAFSNAGQRCASGSRIIVFDNVYEKFKKMLVVKTKNLKLGNSDSDDLGPVINSGQLEQMLLAVEKARSEGVRVLCGGLRLVDSSHKNGYYMVPTIIENANERASISQDELFGPITILFRVKDFAEALKLANNSVYGLTAAIHTKSIDRAEVFRSEIQAGVISINGPTHGSEPHMPFGGFKNSGNGFREPGTEALDVYSEWKTVYIKHDPENI; encoded by the coding sequence ATGGTTTATCCCAAGAAAATCTTTCACTTTGTAGGTAATAAGGAAATTACTTCTGCTTCAGAACGTTTTTTTTCAAAGATAAACCCAGATTCTGGAAGAGTTATTGCGGATGTTGCAAGAGGAAATGGTCAGGATGTTGATAAGGCTATTACTGTAGCATCAAAGGCACTTGATGGTTGGAGAAAAATTTCAGTTGTCGAAAGATCATTAATTTTAAGAAACGCGACTGTAATTATGGGTCAGAGGAGAAAAGAGATTGCGCAGATCGTGTCTGTTGAAACAGGCAAATCTTTGAAAGATGCTTTGGGGGAAGTATTGGCTGCAGTTGAGCTTGGTTTTTTTATAAGCGGTGAGGGGCGAAGATTTTACGGGAGGACTACAACAAGCGCGGTCTTAAATCGTTTCGCGATGACAGTACGTTCCCCTATTGGGGTTTGCGCCCTCATAGTTGCCGCCAACACCCCCATTGCTAATGTCGCATGGAAGGCTTACCCCGCTCTTCTGTGTGGAAATGCCGCTGTTATGAAACCATCGGAAGATACCCCATATACCGCTATTTGGTTTGCAAGGGTGCTAAAAGAGGCGGGGTTACCATTAGGTATTTTCAATGTAATACTGGGATTTGGTGAGGAAGCCGGTGTAGCTTTAGTTGAGGATAGCCGAGTCGACCTTGTAAGTTTTACAGGTTCTGTTCCTGTCGGAAAGTATATTCAAAGTACTGCTGGAGAAAGACTTGCAAAGGTTTGTCTTGAGCTTGGAGGAAAAAATCCTTTTGTAGTTTGCGATGACGCTGACCTTGACGCAGCCTGCGATGCTGCTGTTCTTTCCGCTTTTTCGAATGCAGGCCAAAGGTGTGCCTCCGGAAGCAGGATTATTGTTTTTGACAATGTTTATGAAAAGTTTAAGAAGATGTTGGTTGTAAAAACTAAGAATTTGAAATTAGGGAACTCTGATAGTGATGATTTAGGCCCTGTTATAAATAGCGGACAGCTAGAACAAATGCTGCTTGCCGTAGAGAAGGCTAGAAGTGAAGGCGTAAGAGTTTTATGCGGAGGATTACGACTTGTCGATTCCAGTCATAAAAATGGGTATTATATGGTGCCAACGATTATTGAAAACGCGAATGAGAGAGCTAGTATTTCGCAAGACGAGCTTTTTGGGCCCATCACCATTCTTTTTAGGGTGAAAGATTTTGCAGAGGCCCTAAAGCTTGCAAACAATTCAGTTTATGGTTTGACTGCTGCAATTCACACTAAAAGCATTGATCGTGCTGAAGTTTTCAGAAGCGAAATACAAGCGGGTGTTATTTCGATAAATGGGCCAACTCATGGTAGCGAGCCTCACATGCCTTTTGGCGGATTTAAAAATTCCGGCAATGGGTTCCGGGAACCTGGAACGGAGGCACTGGATGTTTATTCGGAATGGAAAACTGTTTATATAAAACATGACCCAGAAAATATCTAA
- a CDS encoding N-acetylneuraminate synthase family protein gives MPKASVTSNRKLQIGDRLISDGSDCFVVAEIGNNHQGDIETCERMFEMAKFCGVDAVKLQKRNNRFLYTQKFFNSPYNSENAFGPTYGLHRQALEFGKRQYLHLKRHAKKLGLIFFATAFDHKSADFLEDIDVDCFKIASGDITNTPLLSYVAKFKKPMIVSTGTGTLDDVRRAYETIVKYNKKLAILHCTAVYPAPAHLLNLKVIETYRREFPDIVIGFSNHFNGISVDPVAYTMGARIIEKHFTLDRSMRGTDHAFSLEPVGMKKLVRDLKRVREALGDGIKKAYEEEEGGKQKMGKSVVAARKLLAGQKIKQDDLAFKSPGTGIPPYLAEEFYGKVLKVNLRPDQELTLEYV, from the coding sequence ATGCCGAAAGCTTCAGTAACCTCAAACAGAAAACTACAGATCGGCGATAGATTAATTTCGGACGGCTCGGATTGTTTTGTTGTTGCAGAAATTGGGAATAACCATCAAGGAGACATCGAAACTTGTGAAAGAATGTTCGAGATGGCGAAATTCTGTGGGGTCGATGCGGTAAAACTTCAAAAGAGAAATAATAGATTTTTATACACTCAAAAATTTTTTAACTCCCCTTATAATAGCGAAAATGCCTTCGGTCCGACTTATGGTTTACACAGACAGGCACTAGAGTTCGGTAAACGTCAGTATCTCCATTTAAAAAGACATGCAAAAAAACTTGGACTAATTTTTTTCGCGACGGCATTCGACCACAAAAGCGCTGACTTTCTCGAAGACATCGACGTCGACTGCTTTAAGATAGCTTCAGGCGATATTACAAATACTCCCCTACTTTCATACGTCGCCAAGTTTAAAAAACCTATGATTGTCAGTACGGGAACGGGCACACTTGATGACGTCAGACGGGCTTACGAGACAATTGTCAAATACAATAAAAAACTAGCAATTCTACATTGCACTGCTGTTTACCCCGCTCCGGCTCACTTATTGAACCTAAAAGTTATAGAAACTTACCGGAGAGAATTCCCAGATATCGTTATTGGTTTTTCAAACCATTTTAATGGTATTTCTGTTGACCCCGTCGCTTATACGATGGGAGCGAGAATTATTGAAAAGCATTTCACGCTTGACAGATCGATGAGGGGAACAGATCATGCTTTTTCTTTGGAACCCGTTGGCATGAAAAAATTGGTCAGGGATCTGAAAAGAGTTAGAGAGGCTTTAGGTGACGGGATAAAGAAGGCGTATGAAGAAGAGGAAGGGGGCAAGCAAAAAATGGGTAAAAGTGTCGTTGCCGCACGAAAACTCTTGGCGGGACAGAAAATAAAACAGGACGATCTTGCATTTAAATCCCCTGGAACAGGTATTCCGCCTTACCTCGCCGAAGAATTTTACGGAAAAGTATTGAAAGTAAATTTGAGACCTGATCAAGAACTTACGCTCGAGTATGTCTAA
- a CDS encoding SDR family oxidoreductase, protein MAVLNLFNLEGKVAVVTGALGLLGPVWSRALLEAGATVVGVDQKYAVIPKTFSLLQEEYGNKLGLLRADVLNRKQVEKAFLDCKTKFGLPLILVNNAGIDQPPTKVQEGYKFEDIPYEIGEKILTVNVLGAFLMIQVFGSEMARAKKGSIINVGSLYASVSPDPHFYDHIDVDPPFLKPPMYGPSKAALLNLTKYVAVMWGKYNVRVNVISPGGVFNNQDRRFVKKFNARVPLRRMARSEDIAGPLVFMASDASRYITGENIKVDGGFTAL, encoded by the coding sequence ATGGCAGTTCTTAATCTTTTTAATCTGGAAGGGAAAGTGGCCGTTGTTACTGGGGCCCTTGGGCTTTTGGGGCCTGTTTGGTCGAGGGCCCTTCTGGAAGCTGGGGCAACAGTTGTTGGTGTGGATCAGAAATATGCGGTGATTCCAAAAACTTTTTCGCTCCTACAGGAAGAATATGGCAATAAGTTAGGTCTTTTAAGGGCAGACGTTTTAAACAGAAAACAAGTTGAAAAAGCATTTTTAGATTGCAAGACAAAGTTCGGTCTTCCTTTAATTCTTGTTAATAACGCAGGAATTGACCAACCTCCGACGAAAGTTCAGGAGGGATACAAATTTGAAGATATACCATACGAGATAGGTGAAAAAATATTGACAGTTAATGTCCTCGGCGCTTTTTTAATGATTCAAGTTTTTGGAAGCGAAATGGCGAGGGCAAAAAAAGGATCAATAATTAATGTTGGTTCGCTGTACGCTTCGGTTTCCCCTGATCCACATTTTTATGATCATATAGATGTGGATCCTCCATTTTTGAAACCACCTATGTATGGCCCCTCTAAGGCGGCTCTTTTGAATTTGACAAAATATGTTGCTGTGATGTGGGGCAAATATAACGTCAGGGTAAATGTGATTTCTCCAGGTGGGGTTTTCAATAATCAAGACAGACGTTTTGTTAAAAAATTTAACGCTCGGGTTCCCTTGCGTCGCATGGCTCGAAGTGAAGATATCGCAGGCCCATTAGTTTTTATGGCCTCTGACGCATCTCGTTACATCACAGGAGAAAATATTAAAGTTGATGGTGGCTTTACCGCTTTATAG